The following DNA comes from Hordeum vulgare subsp. vulgare chromosome 3H, MorexV3_pseudomolecules_assembly, whole genome shotgun sequence.
CCCGGTTCGtaataagaaccgggactaatacccctgcCCCACTCGCCCCCAACCCCGCCACGTGGATGactattagccccggttcggggccgaaccggggctagcattagtcccgcttTGAATCGGAGTTAATGGCTCAACCGAACCGGAGCTATATCCCTTTTTTCTACAAATGAGAGCTCGCCCGCCACCGCCAGCAACACAAGTGAGTTTTGTACGACTGCATCGAGCGAGTAGTGCAACATTAACACACAACGAGCTTTTAGGAGGCTGTTTATTTTCTAGCCACACCTTACCACACTTTGTCACACCTCATCTTAGCTAAGTTTGATCAAGTTAGGTGGGTGTTGATTTTAGCCACATGTAAGGCAAAAAAAATGAACAGTGAACCCCACATGTCATAGACACAAAATCTATGACTAGATTTTCTTAGGAAAGCGAAAATGTGGCTAACAATTTGAACAACTAAAATACGGTAAGTGTGGCAAAAATACCGTGTGACGATATGTAACAAAGGTAGTCACAATCCAAAAAAAACCTTGCTCTTGGCCAAGTCCAGCGTGCCGATTGTCTTGTCTGTTTCAACGAGTCCGTTTCTTCAGCCTTCATGCACTCTCCCCTGCCCAACGACCCCTAAGGCTCATCTGGAACGCCTGGCGGCTGGCGCGCGCGTGCGCAAGGGCAACGTGACACAACAACCCTACGCGCTACACATCTTCCCCAGTAaatctctctcctatatatactcgtTGGAACGGCGGCGAGTCTGGACACACCCACTAAAACACAGCGAGCTCACCTCAGAAAGCTCTAAGATCGCCAGCGCGTCTTCTTACGTTCACCCTGGACCAAGAATAAATGGGCTTCCAGACGAGCCGCACCCTAGCCGCGCTCCTCCTGGCGGCGCTGGCCGCCGCGACCCTGCGGGGAGCCTCGGCTGTGGTGCAGTGCGGCCAGGTGACGCAGCTGATGGCACCCTGCGCGCCGTACCTCAGCGGCGCCCCCGGGATGACGCCCTACGGCATCTGCTGCAACAGCCTCGGGGTGCTCAACCAgctcgccgccaccaccgccgacCGCGTCGCCGCCTGCAACTGCGTTAAGGTGGCCGCCAGCGGGTTCCCTGCCGTCGACTTCAGCCGTGCCGCGGCGCTCCCCGCCGCTTGCGGGCTCTCCATCAACTTCGCCGTCACCCCCAACATGGACTGCAACCAGTACGTACCACTACGCGTGCATGCACTAATGCACGCCGCACGCGTACCAATATTTCATGAATCCTATGGATGCAAACATGCAAATATGcatatgttcttcttcttcatctgatCTTCATTTTTTTTATTCGATCGTCGTTGCATTCCTGCAGGGTTACGGATGAACCCTGAGATCGGACTgtgttagataaaacgagatcaacgagacacgagagacacggatttttacgtggaaacccttgcgggagaaaaccacggacgcacgaaggcgcaatcactatgaggaggagtattacaagcacgagacgacaggACGTCTTTAGGTGCGgctacatggagtatatatgaggggcaatacataagagtccttggaggacaagtaaacgagttgtactcgtacgcgtcggtaccaacgcaaaggcccacaccgattgtactacgtctagtccaatacggtagaatttggatcacaatttaacaatctCCACCTTGAGCCAAATTCCCTCCAGTAGTCGAAGAAAGTGAATAACTCCATCCAAATCAGCTTAAACACCTTGTGCGCCAAAGTCCATAGGACTAGTGAGAAATACCAACTAAGCCTGAGCAAAGCTCAAACTTATTGGTAGgaactggctttgtcatcatatcagctggattatca
Coding sequences within:
- the LOC123439643 gene encoding non-specific lipid-transfer protein 1-like, whose translation is MGFQTSRTLAALLLAALAAATLRGASAVVQCGQVTQLMAPCAPYLSGAPGMTPYGICCNSLGVLNQLAATTADRVAACNCVKVAASGFPAVDFSRAAALPAACGLSINFAVTPNMDCNQVTDEP